The Brassica oleracea var. oleracea cultivar TO1000 chromosome C6, BOL, whole genome shotgun sequence genome includes a region encoding these proteins:
- the LOC106300141 gene encoding serine carboxypeptidase-like 2 isoform X1 yields MAKDYISSVLKSLFLLLQFVFLIQNADSASIVKFLPGFEGPLPFELETGYIGVGEEEEVQLFYYFIKSERNPEEDPLFLWLSGGPGCSSISGLLFENGPFTMKLEEYNGTLPSLVSTTYSWTKTSSIIYLDQPVETGFSFSTQLVDTPSDSGEARRFHEFLQKWLGKHEEFIPNPLYVGGHSYTGKIVPALVQEISKGNYQRHKLTINLQGYLLSNPVTEFEMDCNSRIPFAHEMALISDELYESLKRICKGKYVNVDSGNTECLKLLEEYNKIYRHLLATYWANDESVRKGLQINKESIGRWVRCNLNIPYAHDIISSVPYHVDNSINGYRSLIFSGDHDLGVPYLGTQDWIKSLNYSVIDDWRPWMINHKLAGYTRTYANKMTFATIKGGGHTAEFKPEESSVMFQRWISGQPL; encoded by the exons ATGGCTAAAGACTACATTTCATCTGTTCTGAAATCTCTGTTTCTGCTTCTTCAATTTGTCTTCTTGATTCAGAATGCTGATTCAGCCTCTATCGTCAAGTTTCTTCCTGGTTTTGAAGGCCCTCTTCCATTTGAGCTCGAGACCGG TTACATTGGTGTTGGTGAGGAAGAGGAAGTGCAGTTGTTCTACTACTTCATCAAGTCTGAGAGGAACCCTGAAGAAGACCCTCTTTTTCTCTGGCTAAGTGGAGGACCTGGCTGTTCTTCCATCTCTGGTCTTCTTTTTGAGAATG GGCCTTTCACTATGAAGCTTGAGGAGTACAATGGAACTCTACCTTCTTTAGTCTCTACTACATACTCATGGACAAAG ACTTCGAGCATTATATACTTGGATCAGCCTGTTGAAACTGGCTTCTCCTTCTCGACTCAACTTGTTGATACACCAAGCGATTCAGGAGAGGCTAGAAGGTTCCATGAGTTTCTTCAAAAG TGGCTAGGCAAGCATGAAGAGTTTATTCCCAACCCTTTATATGTAGGCGGGCATTCTTACACCGGTAAGATTGTTCCTGCTCTCGTTCAAGAAATCTCTAAAG GCAACTATCAACGGCACAAACTTACAATAAATCTTCAG GGGTATCTGCTCAGTAACCCGGTAACAGAATTCGAAATGGATTGCAACAGCCGCATTCCATTTGCTCATGAAATGGCACTGATCTCTGATGAGCTCTACGAG TCGTTGAAGAGAATTTGCAAAGGGAAATATGTAAATGTTGATTCAGGTAACACAGAATGTTTGAAACTCCTTGAAGAATATAACAAG ATTTATAGGCATTTGCTAGCTACCTACTGGGCAAATGACGAAAGCGTACGTAAAGGTCTTCAAATCAATAAG GAGAGTATAGGGAGATGGGTACGGTGTAATTTGAATATTCCATACGCTCACGACATTATAAGTAGTGTACCTTACCATGTGGATAACAGCATCAATGGCTATCGTTCTCTCATCTTCAG TGGTGATCACGATTTGGGAGTGCCTTACCTTGGGACTCAAGATTGGATAAAATCTCTCAACTATTCGGTTATTGATGACTGGAGGCCATGGATGATCAACCATAAACTTGCTGG GTATACAAGAACTTATGCAAATAAAATGACATTTGCTACTATCAAA GGAGGTGGGCACACGGCAGAGTTTAAACCAGAGGAAAGCTCTGTCATGTTTCAAAGGTGGATCAGTGGCCAACCTCTGTAG
- the LOC106300141 gene encoding serine carboxypeptidase-like 2 isoform X2 — MKLEEYNGTLPSLVSTTYSWTKTSSIIYLDQPVETGFSFSTQLVDTPSDSGEARRFHEFLQKWLGKHEEFIPNPLYVGGHSYTGKIVPALVQEISKGNYQRHKLTINLQGYLLSNPVTEFEMDCNSRIPFAHEMALISDELYESLKRICKGKYVNVDSGNTECLKLLEEYNKIYRHLLATYWANDESVRKGLQINKESIGRWVRCNLNIPYAHDIISSVPYHVDNSINGYRSLIFSGDHDLGVPYLGTQDWIKSLNYSVIDDWRPWMINHKLAGYTRTYANKMTFATIKGGGHTAEFKPEESSVMFQRWISGQPL; from the exons ATGAAGCTTGAGGAGTACAATGGAACTCTACCTTCTTTAGTCTCTACTACATACTCATGGACAAAG ACTTCGAGCATTATATACTTGGATCAGCCTGTTGAAACTGGCTTCTCCTTCTCGACTCAACTTGTTGATACACCAAGCGATTCAGGAGAGGCTAGAAGGTTCCATGAGTTTCTTCAAAAG TGGCTAGGCAAGCATGAAGAGTTTATTCCCAACCCTTTATATGTAGGCGGGCATTCTTACACCGGTAAGATTGTTCCTGCTCTCGTTCAAGAAATCTCTAAAG GCAACTATCAACGGCACAAACTTACAATAAATCTTCAG GGGTATCTGCTCAGTAACCCGGTAACAGAATTCGAAATGGATTGCAACAGCCGCATTCCATTTGCTCATGAAATGGCACTGATCTCTGATGAGCTCTACGAG TCGTTGAAGAGAATTTGCAAAGGGAAATATGTAAATGTTGATTCAGGTAACACAGAATGTTTGAAACTCCTTGAAGAATATAACAAG ATTTATAGGCATTTGCTAGCTACCTACTGGGCAAATGACGAAAGCGTACGTAAAGGTCTTCAAATCAATAAG GAGAGTATAGGGAGATGGGTACGGTGTAATTTGAATATTCCATACGCTCACGACATTATAAGTAGTGTACCTTACCATGTGGATAACAGCATCAATGGCTATCGTTCTCTCATCTTCAG TGGTGATCACGATTTGGGAGTGCCTTACCTTGGGACTCAAGATTGGATAAAATCTCTCAACTATTCGGTTATTGATGACTGGAGGCCATGGATGATCAACCATAAACTTGCTGG GTATACAAGAACTTATGCAAATAAAATGACATTTGCTACTATCAAA GGAGGTGGGCACACGGCAGAGTTTAAACCAGAGGAAAGCTCTGTCATGTTTCAAAGGTGGATCAGTGGCCAACCTCTGTAG
- the LOC106300143 gene encoding trypsin inhibitor BvTI-like has product MNPTFYFVLASTLVLVTNTYGAVLDTDGDIIFRGSYYVLPVVRGRGGGLTLGGRGGELCPYDIVQESSELDEGIPVKFSNWRPRVAFVPESQDLNIKTDVEATICFQSTYWRVGEFDEERQQYFVVAGLQDDSPNSFFQIEKSGDDAYKFVFCPRTGDSGRQCRNVGIFVDEIGVRRLALRSEPFLVMFKKANVTEISSETM; this is encoded by the coding sequence ATGAATCCTACGTTTTACTTCGTTCTTGCATCAACCCTAGTTTTGGTTACAAACACATATGGTGCTGTTCTTGACACCGACGGCGACATCATTTTCCGTGGCAGTTACTATGTTCTCCCCGTCGTCCGCGGCCGAGGAGGCGGCTTGACTCTAGGCGGCCGCGGTGGGGAGCTATGTCCTTACGACATCGTGCAAGAATCATCTGAACTCGACGAAGGTATTCCCGTTAAATTCTCGAACTGGAGACCTAGAGTTGCGTTTGTTCCTGAGTCACAAGACCTTAACATCAAGACGGACGTTGAAGCTACGATATGCTTCCAGTCAACATACTGGAGAGTCGGTGAGTTTGACGAGGAGAGGCAGCAGTATTTCGTGGTGGCTGGTCTACAAGACGACTCACCCAACAGTTTCTTCCAGATCGAAAAATCTGGAGATGATGCTTACAAGTTTGTGTTCTGTCCTCGTACTGGTGATTCTGGTCGTCAATGCAGGAACGTTGGAATATTTGTGGACGAAATAGGCGTTCGGCGTTTGGCTTTAAGGTCTGAGCCGTTCTTGGTTATGTTCAAGAAAGCTAATGTTACCGAGATATCATCCGAGACTATGTGA
- the LOC106298380 gene encoding transcription factor BTF3 homolog 4: MNREKLMKMANTVRTGGKGTVRRKKKAVHKTNTTDDKKLQSTLKRVGVNSIPGIEEVNIFKDDVVIQFINPKVQASVAANTWAVSGTPQTKKLQDILPQIISQLGTDNLDNLKKLAEQFQKQAPGGGADVPATIQEEDDDDDVPELVAGETFETPAAEEAAKATAP, from the exons ATGAATAGGGAGAAGCTGATGAAGATGGCTAACACTGTCCGTACTGGCGGTAAAGGGACAGTTAGAAG AAAGAAGAAGGCTGTTCACAAGACGAACACGACTGATGACAAGAAGCTCCAGAGCACTCTTAAGAGAGTTGGAGTCAATTCTATCCCCGGCATTGAAGAAGTTAACATCTTTAAGGATGATGTAGTTATTCAGTTCATTAACCCTAAGG TTCAAGCTTCGGTTGCTGCTAACACATGGGCTGTGAGCGGTACACCTCAGACCAAAA AGTTGCAAGACATACTTCCTCAGATTATCAGCCAACTTG GAACTGATAACTTGGACAATCTGAAGAAGCTAGCAGAGCAGTTCCAGAAACAGGCACCAGGTGGAGGAGCTGATGTTCCAGCAACTATCCAAGAAGAGGACGACGACGATGATGTCCCAGAACTTGTAGCGGGAGAGACTTTCGAGACTCCTGCTGCTGAAGAAGCTGCTAAAGCTACTGCCCCTTAA